From the Paenibacillus sp. FSL H8-0548 genome, one window contains:
- a CDS encoding YvcK family protein, translating to MQSRTKILRRPKIVVIGGGTGLSVMLRGLKEKPLDITAIVTVADDGGSSGILRNELQIPPPGDIRNVLMALADAEPLLTEVLQYRFKTVPGLAGHSLGNLMLAAMTDISGDFVTGVRELSRVLAVRGRVLPAAGKAIVLKAEMVDGSIITGESMIPKSGKVIKRVFLEPTDVEPLPEAVEAIEQADAILIGPGSLYTSIIPNLLVPKLAAAILESEAVKLFVCNVMTQPGETDNFSVGDHLDAVHAHIGHHLFDYVIVNNGEIPPQIESRYAELGAKAVHLDLDAVTEKGYEVIADRLVLFRTFLRHDAERLSHHIYKLVENWMLRKR from the coding sequence ATGCAGAGTAGAACCAAAATACTGAGACGCCCGAAGATTGTCGTCATTGGCGGCGGTACAGGGCTCTCCGTAATGCTTCGAGGGCTCAAGGAGAAGCCGCTTGATATTACGGCTATCGTAACGGTTGCCGATGATGGCGGCAGCTCCGGCATTTTACGCAATGAGCTGCAAATTCCACCGCCAGGAGATATTCGCAATGTGCTCATGGCTTTAGCGGATGCGGAGCCCTTGCTCACTGAGGTGCTGCAATATCGTTTCAAAACCGTACCAGGCTTGGCAGGCCATAGTCTCGGAAATCTCATGCTTGCAGCGATGACCGACATTTCCGGAGATTTCGTTACGGGTGTTCGCGAGCTCAGCCGAGTTCTTGCGGTGCGGGGCCGAGTGCTGCCTGCAGCGGGCAAAGCTATCGTGCTGAAAGCAGAGATGGTAGACGGCTCGATCATCACGGGGGAATCGATGATTCCGAAGTCAGGAAAGGTCATCAAACGAGTATTTTTGGAGCCGACAGACGTCGAGCCGCTTCCAGAGGCAGTTGAGGCTATAGAGCAGGCGGATGCTATTCTAATCGGACCAGGCAGCTTATATACGAGTATTATTCCTAATCTACTTGTACCAAAGCTTGCTGCTGCGATATTGGAATCCGAAGCTGTGAAGCTGTTTGTGTGCAATGTGATGACGCAGCCAGGCGAAACGGATAATTTCTCCGTGGGTGATCATTTGGATGCGGTTCATGCTCACATTGGCCATCATTTATTCGACTACGTCATTGTGAATAACGGAGAAATTCCGCCACAGATCGAGAGCAGGTATGCGGAGCTAGGCGCGAAAGCGGTCCATTTGGATTTAGATGCGGTAACGGAGAAGGGTTATGAGGTTATCGCTGATCGTCTTGTTTTGTTCCGTACGTTTCTTCGGCATGATGCCGAACGTTTAAGCCATCATATTTATAAGCTAGTAGAGAACTGGATGTTACGAAAGAGGTGA
- the whiA gene encoding DNA-binding protein WhiA, translated as MSFAAQTKKELTLIEADSCCENAELSALIRMNGSVSVSSRKVVLDISTENAAIARRIYSLLKKHYEIHVELLVRKKMRLKKNNVYIVRIPGGVQELLSELKIVSEGFMFNLGIDKEIIRKPCCKRSYLRGAFLAGGSVNNPEGSSYHLEISSMYEEHCESLVGLANKFDLNARCIERKKGFIFYIKEGEKIIELLNIIGAHQALFKFEDVRIMRDMRNSVNRIVNCETANLNKTIGAAVRQIENIKLLQREVGLDSLPDKLREVAEVRMQHPDMNLTEVGEMLKGKVSKSGVNHRLRKIDELAEKIRGV; from the coding sequence ATGTCATTTGCGGCACAAACAAAGAAAGAGCTGACCTTAATAGAAGCGGACAGCTGTTGTGAGAATGCGGAGCTGTCCGCGCTCATACGGATGAATGGTTCGGTTAGCGTATCTAGCCGCAAAGTCGTTTTGGACATCTCAACGGAAAATGCCGCGATAGCAAGAAGAATTTATTCCCTGCTCAAAAAGCATTATGAGATTCACGTTGAATTGCTTGTCCGCAAGAAAATGAGACTCAAAAAAAATAATGTGTATATCGTACGTATTCCTGGGGGAGTACAGGAATTACTGAGTGAGCTCAAGATTGTATCTGAAGGCTTCATGTTCAACCTTGGCATCGATAAGGAAATTATTCGCAAGCCCTGCTGTAAACGTTCCTATTTGCGCGGAGCTTTTCTTGCAGGGGGCTCGGTGAATAATCCGGAAGGCTCTTCTTATCATCTTGAAATATCTTCGATGTATGAGGAGCATTGTGAATCACTTGTTGGTCTTGCCAATAAATTTGATCTGAATGCGAGATGCATTGAACGTAAAAAGGGTTTTATTTTCTATATCAAAGAGGGCGAGAAAATTATCGAGCTCCTTAATATTATCGGTGCGCATCAAGCTTTATTCAAATTTGAGGATGTTCGAATCATGCGCGACATGCGCAATTCGGTCAATCGAATTGTCAATTGCGAAACGGCCAACCTGAATAAAACAATCGGAGCAGCTGTTCGTCAAATTGAAAATATTAAGCTTCTGCAGCGTGAAGTAGGACTCGACAGTCTGCCTGACAAGCTGAGGGAAGTTGCTGAGGTTAGAATGCAGCACCCCGATATGAATCTGACAGAGGTCGGCGAAATGCTTAAAGGAAAGGTCAGTAAATCAGGTGTAAATCATCGTTTGCGCAAAATCGATGAGCTCGCGGAAAAAATCCGTGGTGTCTGA
- a CDS encoding HPr family phosphocarrier protein, protein MTRLPVVVRLKTGLHARPAALFVQEANKFSSEVFVEKDEKKVNAKSIMGIMSLAISSGTEVSISAEGSDAEQAVNALVALVSKEELENQ, encoded by the coding sequence ATGACAAGGCTTCCGGTTGTTGTTCGTCTTAAGACGGGACTTCATGCAAGACCTGCAGCATTATTCGTACAAGAAGCGAACAAATTTTCCTCCGAAGTATTCGTAGAGAAAGACGAGAAAAAAGTAAACGCTAAATCCATTATGGGGATTATGAGCTTAGCGATCAGTTCGGGTACTGAAGTATCCATAAGTGCTGAGGGTTCGGACGCAGAGCAGGCTGTAAACGCTTTAGTCGCTTTGGTCAGCAAAGAAGAGCTGGAGAACCAGTAA
- the clpP gene encoding ATP-dependent Clp endopeptidase proteolytic subunit ClpP, whose translation MNFVPMVIEQNNRGERAYDIYSRLLKDRIIFLGSGVNDVVANSIIAQLLFLAADDPEKDISLYINSPGGSITAGMAIYDTMQYIKPDVSTICVGMAASMGAFLLTAGAIGKRYALPNSEVMIHQPLGGAEGQASDIAIRAKRIIGMRDKLNAILAERSGQPIERLEKDTDRDYFMSAAEAKEYGLVDKVIEKLA comes from the coding sequence ATGAATTTCGTTCCTATGGTTATTGAGCAAAACAATCGGGGTGAGCGTGCGTATGACATTTACTCTCGCCTATTGAAAGACCGCATTATTTTTCTTGGATCAGGTGTAAATGACGTGGTGGCCAACTCCATCATCGCTCAATTGCTATTCCTGGCAGCAGACGACCCTGAGAAGGACATTTCTCTTTATATTAACAGCCCCGGCGGTTCGATCACGGCAGGCATGGCTATCTATGATACGATGCAATACATTAAACCGGACGTTTCTACGATCTGTGTAGGAATGGCCGCTTCCATGGGTGCTTTCCTGCTAACAGCCGGTGCGATTGGCAAACGTTACGCGCTTCCTAATAGCGAGGTTATGATTCATCAGCCGCTCGGCGGTGCTGAAGGCCAAGCAAGCGATATCGCCATTCGTGCAAAACGTATCATCGGCATGCGCGATAAGCTCAATGCCATTCTTGCTGAGCGCAGCGGACAACCGATTGAGCGCCTCGAGAAGGATACCGACCGCGATTACTTCATGAGTGCTGCTGAAGCCAAAGAATACGGCTTAGTCGATAAGGTTATCGAGAAGCTTGCCTAG
- a CDS encoding sugar-binding domain-containing protein → MRQIVELQQQLVPDLLDVMKKRYSILHRVMLSDLIGRRTLASALSMTERMLRAETDFLKAQGLLEIYSSGMRISDSGKQLLEQLEPFYKIMFGISELEEAIRSHYGLSQVVVVAGDSEVSAQTKRELGRAGSQVLSKVMQPNDVVAVTGGTTIAQLSSQLISSSQLKTNLFVPARGGLGESLDYQANTIASMMAKGTGAQYRLLHVPDHLGKEAFESIMQEPNIKEIVDVIRSARIVVHGIGDAMVMARRRRLDRAIIDAMESEGALAESFGFYFDRKGAVVHKMQTVGLRLEDIVNTEVVIGVAGGKSKAEAIAAIMRFGHNDVLITDEAAALEIVALIEQEKSNTES, encoded by the coding sequence ATGCGTCAGATCGTTGAACTGCAGCAGCAGCTTGTACCTGATCTGCTCGACGTCATGAAGAAACGATATTCCATATTACATCGAGTGATGTTGTCGGATTTAATTGGTCGTCGAACGTTGGCGTCGGCGTTATCGATGACAGAGCGTATGCTTCGGGCGGAGACTGATTTTCTGAAAGCGCAGGGACTGCTCGAGATTTATTCGTCAGGCATGCGAATTAGCGATTCAGGCAAGCAATTATTAGAACAGCTCGAGCCATTCTATAAGATCATGTTCGGTATATCCGAGCTTGAGGAAGCGATACGCAGCCATTATGGTTTGTCGCAGGTCGTTGTCGTCGCAGGGGATTCGGAAGTTTCTGCACAGACGAAGCGAGAGCTCGGCCGCGCTGGCAGCCAGGTGCTTAGTAAGGTTATGCAGCCTAATGATGTAGTGGCGGTCACTGGCGGAACAACTATTGCGCAGCTATCGAGTCAATTGATCAGCTCCTCGCAGCTGAAGACGAACCTGTTCGTACCGGCTAGGGGCGGTCTAGGAGAGAGTTTGGACTATCAAGCGAATACTATTGCCTCCATGATGGCAAAGGGCACAGGGGCGCAATACAGGCTTCTACACGTGCCAGATCATTTAGGTAAGGAAGCATTCGAATCCATTATGCAGGAGCCGAATATCAAGGAGATTGTGGATGTCATCCGCAGTGCTCGCATCGTCGTACATGGAATCGGGGATGCTATGGTTATGGCAAGACGCAGGCGGCTTGACCGAGCGATTATTGACGCAATGGAGTCTGAGGGTGCACTCGCTGAATCATTCGGGTTTTATTTTGACCGTAAAGGCGCTGTCGTGCACAAAATGCAGACGGTGGGGTTACGACTAGAGGATATTGTTAACACTGAAGTTGTTATAGGCGTAGCCGGCGGAAAGAGCAAGGCCGAGGCTATTGCAGCCATTATGCGCTTCGGTCACAATGATGTACTCATAACGGATGAAGCTGCGGCGCTAGAAATTGTAGCCTTGATCGAGCAAGAGAAGAGCAACACGGAATCATAA